The following proteins come from a genomic window of Corynebacterium sp. P4-C1:
- a CDS encoding GNAT family N-acetyltransferase, with translation MAEQNFDVEHREADKQYVINVDGERAGFADYRDADETTRDFNHTVIDPKFRGQGLSGKLVKAALDDTRTAGKKIIPTCSAVEHFVEKNADYKDLVA, from the coding sequence ATGGCTGAGCAGAATTTTGACGTCGAGCACCGTGAAGCGGATAAGCAGTATGTCATCAACGTCGACGGTGAGCGGGCCGGCTTCGCGGATTACCGCGACGCCGACGAAACCACGCGCGATTTCAACCACACGGTCATCGACCCGAAATTTCGGGGCCAGGGCCTGTCCGGGAAGCTCGTGAAAGCAGCTCTCGACGACACCCGCACCGCTGGCAAGAAGATCATCCCGACATGCTCCGCTGTGGAGCACTTCGTGGAGAAGAACGCTGACTACAAGGATCTGGTCGCGTAA
- a CDS encoding HNH endonuclease signature motif containing protein, giving the protein MSDFDALLGSLGSPMEILAGFDRQAACAAGVKPATYVEWEKAHEVYFGATRFKRQQAQAVRIARQTGKSLDQILFIEQQVKAAGSDGEKWKLRLSLMSVRGNYETLKRRAEEIVPEPDKPAPESSVRFGRSRKGKRTFSATGDDRDIAALEHALRKNLDADRPEGPQMYEAFHDLLHNEGAVAAAVPRPLVQIPLPDYVKILAGQGDETILGLSDGTTMMGAEYLMHHHSKDLEVALFHPQAGAVNLYSTKRFANTKQRDLARATLTTCPVPDCRHAADNCEVHHITPWARGGPTNMNNLSVLCRYHNRTNDDDPNRNHRGRIRMRGGTPVWVSPRGTPVPNTTHQFGAMHLLFGT; this is encoded by the coding sequence ATGAGCGATTTTGACGCGCTTCTTGGTTCTCTTGGCAGTCCGATGGAGATCCTGGCTGGTTTCGACCGTCAGGCTGCTTGTGCTGCCGGCGTCAAGCCTGCCACGTATGTGGAGTGGGAGAAGGCTCACGAGGTGTATTTCGGTGCGACGCGGTTTAAGCGGCAGCAGGCGCAGGCGGTGCGTATTGCGCGTCAGACGGGCAAGTCGTTGGATCAGATTCTGTTCATCGAGCAGCAGGTTAAAGCCGCCGGGTCTGACGGCGAAAAATGGAAACTCCGCCTTTCCCTGATGTCCGTGCGGGGTAATTATGAGACGTTGAAGCGCCGCGCCGAAGAGATTGTTCCTGAGCCTGATAAGCCCGCTCCGGAGTCGTCGGTGCGTTTCGGCCGATCGCGCAAAGGCAAGCGGACGTTTAGCGCCACCGGTGACGACCGCGATATCGCCGCCCTTGAGCACGCCCTGCGGAAAAACCTGGATGCGGATCGTCCTGAGGGGCCGCAGATGTATGAGGCGTTCCACGACCTGCTCCACAATGAGGGGGCTGTCGCTGCCGCGGTGCCGCGTCCGTTGGTGCAGATCCCGCTTCCGGACTATGTGAAGATCCTCGCCGGTCAAGGCGATGAGACCATCCTGGGCCTATCGGATGGCACGACGATGATGGGTGCGGAGTATTTGATGCACCACCACTCGAAGGATCTGGAGGTGGCGTTGTTCCACCCGCAGGCCGGTGCGGTGAACTTGTACAGCACCAAACGCTTCGCCAACACCAAGCAGCGGGATCTGGCGCGTGCGACGTTGACGACGTGCCCGGTGCCGGATTGCCGGCACGCTGCCGATAATTGCGAGGTCCACCACATCACCCCGTGGGCCCGCGGTGGGCCGACGAATATGAATAACTTGTCGGTGTTGTGCAGGTATCACAACCGCACCAACGACGATGACCCTAACCGGAACCACAGGGGTCGAATACGGATGCGCGGCGGGACCCCAGTGTGGGTCTCACCGCGCGGAACACCGGTACCGAACACCACACACCAGTTTGGTGCAATGCACCTCCTGTTCGGGACATAG
- the cysK gene encoding cysteine synthase A yields MSNVYSNILDTIGGTPLVELKGITEGTDAANARVLGKLEFYNPANSVKDRIGRAIIDAAEASGELKPGGTIVEATSGNTGIALALVGAARGYKVILTMPETMSVERRVILRAYGAQIELTPGAAGMKGAVEKADEIVEQTDNAILARQFENEANPKVHYETTGPELWNDTDGKIDILIAGVGTGGTISGAGKYLKEQNPDIKLIAVEPAASPLLSEGQAGPHKIQGLGANFVPGTLNREIIDEVITVSNEDAVATSRELARKDAVLGGISSGANVKAALEVASRPENAGKTIATVICDFGERYISTILYEDIRD; encoded by the coding sequence ATGAGCAACGTTTACAGCAACATCCTCGACACCATCGGCGGCACCCCGCTCGTCGAACTGAAGGGCATCACCGAAGGCACCGACGCAGCCAACGCGCGCGTGTTGGGCAAGCTCGAGTTCTACAACCCGGCCAACTCCGTCAAGGACCGCATCGGCCGCGCAATTATCGACGCAGCCGAGGCCTCCGGCGAGCTCAAGCCCGGCGGCACCATCGTTGAGGCCACCTCCGGCAACACCGGCATCGCCCTTGCGCTCGTCGGCGCAGCCCGAGGCTACAAGGTCATCCTGACCATGCCCGAGACCATGTCGGTGGAGCGCCGCGTCATCCTCCGCGCATACGGCGCACAGATCGAGCTCACCCCGGGCGCAGCCGGCATGAAGGGCGCAGTGGAAAAGGCCGACGAGATCGTCGAGCAGACCGACAACGCCATCCTCGCCCGCCAGTTCGAGAACGAGGCCAACCCGAAGGTCCATTACGAGACCACCGGCCCCGAGCTGTGGAACGACACCGACGGCAAGATCGACATCCTCATCGCAGGTGTCGGCACCGGTGGCACCATCTCCGGCGCAGGCAAGTACCTGAAGGAGCAGAACCCGGACATCAAGCTCATCGCTGTCGAGCCGGCCGCTTCCCCGCTGCTGTCTGAGGGCCAGGCTGGCCCGCACAAGATCCAGGGCCTGGGCGCCAACTTCGTTCCGGGCACCCTGAACCGCGAGATCATCGACGAGGTCATCACCGTCTCCAACGAGGACGCTGTGGCCACCTCCCGCGAGCTCGCCCGCAAGGACGCTGTCCTCGGCGGCATCTCCTCCGGCGCCAACGTCAAGGCTGCCCTCGAGGTCGCTTCCCGCCCGGAGAACGCGGGCAAGACGATCGCCACCGTGATCTGCGACTTCGGCGAGCGCTACATCTCCACCATCCTCTACGAGGACATCCGCGACTAA
- the epsC gene encoding serine O-acetyltransferase EpsC: MLKVIRTIREDLANAREHDPAARGDVENALVYSGLHAIWMHRVSHALWIRDIKGPARILAQVTRFLTGVEIHPGATIGRHFFIDHGMGIVIGETAEIGDGVMLYHGVTLGGQVLTQTKRHPTIEDNVTIGAGAKVLGPITIGEGSAVGANAVVTKDVPANCIAIGIPAKCRPRAKDERKHLVDPDSYVAEDNNYVI; the protein is encoded by the coding sequence ATGCTGAAGGTGATCAGGACCATCCGTGAGGATCTAGCGAACGCCCGCGAGCACGACCCCGCGGCTCGGGGCGACGTCGAGAATGCTCTCGTGTACTCCGGCCTGCACGCCATCTGGATGCACCGCGTAAGCCACGCCCTGTGGATCCGCGACATCAAGGGACCTGCGCGCATACTCGCGCAGGTCACCCGTTTCCTCACCGGTGTGGAAATCCACCCCGGTGCCACCATTGGCCGCCATTTTTTCATCGACCACGGCATGGGCATCGTCATCGGCGAAACCGCCGAGATCGGCGACGGTGTCATGCTCTACCACGGTGTCACCTTGGGTGGCCAGGTGCTCACCCAGACGAAGCGCCACCCCACCATCGAGGACAACGTCACTATCGGTGCCGGCGCAAAAGTGCTGGGCCCCATCACCATCGGCGAGGGATCCGCTGTCGGTGCCAACGCCGTCGTGACGAAGGATGTCCCCGCGAATTGCATCGCTATCGGCATCCCGGCCAAGTGCCGTCCCCGCGCAAAGGACGAGCGAAAGCACCTCGTTGACCCCGACTCCTACGTTGCCGAGGACAACAACTACGTCATTTAG
- the ramA gene encoding acetate metabolism transcriptional regulator RamA — translation MDSQRVKDDDDAIRASLTSLKTATGIPVAMYGTLLADNRLQITQWIGLRTPALQNLVIEPNHGVGGRVVGTRRAVGVSDYTRANVISHEHDAVIQDEGLHSVVAVPVIVQREIRGVLYVGVHSPVRLGDKVIEEVTMTSRTLEQDLAVNSALRRVEGGKGTAKAGRVMNGAEWEQIRATHSKLRMLANRVEEEELRKELEQLCDQMVTPVRVKQSTKLSAREIDVLSCVALGHTNVEAAEEMGIGAETVKSYLRSVMRKLGAHTRYEAVNAARRIGALP, via the coding sequence ATGGATTCGCAACGGGTCAAGGACGATGACGACGCTATCCGCGCTTCGCTCACGTCGCTGAAGACCGCGACGGGAATCCCTGTGGCGATGTACGGCACTTTGCTGGCCGACAACCGCCTCCAGATCACCCAGTGGATCGGCCTGCGCACGCCGGCGCTGCAGAACCTTGTGATTGAGCCGAACCACGGTGTCGGAGGGCGTGTGGTGGGCACGCGCCGCGCTGTCGGCGTGTCCGATTACACGCGGGCGAACGTGATCTCTCACGAGCATGATGCCGTGATTCAGGACGAGGGGCTGCACTCGGTGGTGGCGGTCCCAGTGATTGTGCAGCGGGAGATCCGCGGTGTGCTGTACGTCGGTGTGCATTCGCCGGTGCGTTTGGGCGACAAAGTGATCGAGGAGGTTACGATGACGTCGCGCACTCTGGAGCAGGACCTGGCCGTGAATTCCGCGTTGCGGCGCGTCGAAGGCGGTAAGGGCACCGCGAAGGCCGGCCGTGTGATGAACGGCGCGGAGTGGGAGCAGATCCGCGCGACCCACTCGAAGCTCCGCATGCTGGCGAACCGGGTCGAGGAAGAGGAGCTGCGCAAGGAGCTGGAGCAGCTGTGCGATCAGATGGTGACGCCGGTGCGCGTGAAGCAGTCGACGAAACTGTCGGCGCGCGAGATCGATGTGCTGTCGTGTGTCGCGCTCGGCCACACGAACGTCGAGGCGGCCGAGGAAATGGGGATCGGCGCCGAGACGGTGAAGTCGTACTTGCGCAGCGTGATGCGCAAGCTGGGGGCGCACACGCGCTATGAAGCGGTGAACGCGGCCCGCCGCATCGGCGCCCTGCCGTAA
- the murA gene encoding UDP-N-acetylglucosamine 1-carboxyvinyltransferase, producing the protein MKERFLVQGGARLQGSVRVAGAKNSVLKLMAAALLAEGTTTLNNCPEILDVPLMQKVLEGLGCEVEIDGTVVRIHTPANVSPRADFDAVRQFRASVAVLGPLTARCGEAVVALPGGDAIGSRPLDMHQSGLEKLGASTHIEHGAVVARAAQLSGAKISLDFPSVGATENILTAAVLADGRTILDNAAREPEIVDLCNMLNSMGAQIQGAGTSTVTIDGVDKLKPTEHTVVGDRIVAGTWAYAAAMTGGDVTVGGIAPRHLHLALAKLKNAGATVETYEQGFRVRMDGRRPQAVDYQTLPFPGFPTDLQPMAIGLAAIAEGTSVITENVFESRFRFVDEMLRLGADATVDGHHVVLRGVEKLSSTDVWSSDIRAGAGLVLAGLVADGETVVHDVEHIDRGYPHFVEHLNALGANVERVS; encoded by the coding sequence GTGAAAGAGCGTTTTCTGGTTCAAGGTGGAGCACGTTTGCAGGGTTCGGTCCGGGTGGCGGGCGCGAAGAACAGTGTGCTCAAGCTGATGGCGGCGGCGCTGCTCGCGGAGGGCACGACGACGCTGAACAACTGCCCGGAGATCCTCGATGTCCCGTTGATGCAGAAGGTCCTGGAGGGCCTGGGGTGCGAAGTGGAGATCGACGGCACTGTTGTGCGGATTCATACGCCGGCCAATGTGTCGCCGCGCGCGGATTTCGACGCGGTGCGGCAGTTCCGCGCGTCGGTGGCGGTCCTGGGACCGTTGACGGCGCGTTGCGGTGAGGCGGTTGTCGCGTTGCCTGGCGGCGACGCAATTGGATCGCGGCCGCTGGATATGCACCAATCGGGGCTGGAGAAGTTGGGGGCGAGCACCCATATCGAGCACGGTGCGGTCGTGGCCCGCGCGGCTCAGCTGAGCGGCGCGAAGATCAGCCTGGACTTCCCGTCGGTCGGCGCGACGGAGAATATTCTCACCGCTGCGGTGCTTGCCGACGGCCGCACGATTCTCGACAACGCCGCCCGCGAGCCGGAGATCGTGGACTTGTGCAACATGCTCAACTCCATGGGGGCGCAGATTCAGGGGGCGGGAACGTCGACGGTGACGATTGATGGCGTCGATAAGCTCAAGCCCACGGAACACACAGTGGTCGGCGATCGAATTGTTGCGGGTACGTGGGCGTATGCCGCGGCGATGACGGGCGGCGACGTGACGGTGGGCGGCATCGCGCCGCGCCACCTGCATCTCGCACTGGCGAAGCTGAAGAACGCCGGCGCGACGGTTGAGACCTATGAGCAGGGCTTCCGGGTGCGCATGGACGGCCGCCGCCCACAAGCGGTGGACTACCAGACCTTGCCGTTCCCCGGCTTCCCGACGGACTTGCAGCCGATGGCGATCGGGCTCGCCGCGATTGCGGAGGGCACGTCGGTGATCACGGAGAACGTCTTCGAATCGCGGTTCAGGTTCGTCGACGAGATGCTCCGCCTGGGGGCGGACGCGACGGTGGACGGGCACCATGTTGTGCTGCGCGGCGTGGAAAAGCTCTCGTCGACGGATGTCTGGTCGTCCGACATTCGTGCGGGTGCCGGCCTCGTGTTGGCGGGGCTCGTCGCCGACGGTGAGACAGTCGTGCACGACGTGGAGCACATCGACCGAGGTTATCCCCACTTTGTGGAGCACTTGAACGCGCTCGGGGCGAATGTGGAGCGCGTGTCTTAA